GGACGGCCCCGTTGCTGTCGTAACAGGCAGCTTCTCCACCATCATGACCCGGACCAATCGGCTGTTTTCTTCTCACTTATGCTTGCAGTTGGTATTTGAAGCAGATAAAATCACGCACTATCGCTTGTTCGAAGACACGCTGGCTTTGGCTAGAGCCTTGGAGGTCAATCCAATTGCTCGGGAGCAACAATAAGACAGCAGTTGCAAATGTGAGCTGTGAAGTCTGCTACAGTGAGCGTACTGCTATAGCTGGTTGTTAGGAGCTGGCTTTGAGCACGGAAAGCGTTGCTTTTGGGGCCACGAGCAACGAGCATTACCTTTGAATTTCACAAAGGAAAGTAGCTCCCATGAAAGCCACCTCGCTCGAACAACTATGCCAGCATCTGACCACCGGTACGGCAACCGAGCTCAGTGCTCTATTGCCAAGTGGAATCCAAGGTGAGATAGGGCACTTCAATGTATTCAGCCTCGCTGACCTTATGCCGAGTAGCAGCGAGAAGCCGCCTACTCCGTATGACTGCCGGACGTTCTACAAAATCAGCTTGCTGCAAGGACGCAGTCGGGTTGAGTACGCCAACCAAGTCTTGGACCTAGAGCAGAACACATTGCTGTTCTCCACGCCTAAAGTGCCTTTTCAATGGCTACCACTAGGTCCTAGTCTGAAAGGAGAATTTTGCGTGTTTACCGCTGATTTTCTGACCCCATCTAAGAGCGGAGTGACTTTGGAGGAGTTACCTATCTTCACCAAAAGCACTTATCCTGCCGTGCGCCTGTCCGAAACGCAAGCAGCCAGAGTGCAGATGATTTTCCAGCAGATGCAGGAAGAAATGGCATCCGACTACGCTTACAAGTACGATTTGCTGCGCACTTACACGCTGGAACTGATCCATTTCGGCCAGAAGCTACAGCCCGTCACGGCCCTACACCCGGCTCACAATGCCGCCGCGCGGGTAACCTCCCTATTTGTGGAGCTATTAGAGCGGCAGTTTCCGCTGGAAACCCCGCAGCAACAACTACGCCTGCGCACGGCCAAAGACTACGCCGACCAACTGGCCGTGCACGTCAATCACCTCAACAAGGTGCTCAAGGAAACCACCGGTCTTACCACCACCGACCTCATCGGGGGCCGCTTGGTGCAGGAAGCCAAGATCCTGCTACGGCATACCGACTGGACTATCTCGCAAATTGCTGACAGCCTCGGGTTTGCTGATGTGGCGCACTTTTCCAACTTCTTTAAGCGCCAAACCTCGTTGGCCCCGGGGACTTTTCGAGTTTAGGCAATGATGTGAATTTTACAAACAATGGATTGACCTTCACAAACACCCCGCCGCTTGCTTTCCAGACCTTTGTCATGTACTTATTACCCTGCAAAGCAAGTCAACATGACAACTTCGAAAATTGCCCTCGTTACCGGCGGCAGCCGTGGCATCGGCAAAAACATTGCGCTGAGTTTAGCTGCAAAAGGCATTGGCGTACTACTCACTTACCATAGCAACCACACCGAAGCAACAGCCACGGTAGCTGAAATTGAAGCCCTTGGGCAGCACGCGGTAGCCCTGCAACTCGACACAAGGAATACGCAAAGCTTCGACACCTTTTTTACCGAGGTCAGGGCGGCCCTGCAAGCCACTTTTGGTACAGACCGTTTCAACTTTTTAATCAACAATGCGGGCACTAGCCTGAATGCACCTTTCGCCGAAACCACGGAAGCGCAGTTCGACGATATGCTCAACATTCACCTCAAGGGCGTATACTTTCTCACCCAAAAGGCCCTGCCCTTGCTGCAGGATGGGGGGCGCATCATCAACATGTCGTCGGCGGTGACGCGACACTCGTTTGCGGGCGCTTCGGCCTACGCCATTATGAAAGGAGCCATTGACGTCTTTACGCGGTATTTGGCCTTGGAACTCGGTAGCCGGGGTATAGCAGCCAACGTTGTAGCGCCGGGGGCAGTATTTGGTGGGGGCGCCATGGAAGACACACCAGAAATACGGGCCTATGTGGCCGGAATTACGGCCCTAGGCCGGGTAGCCCTTCCCGAAGATATTGGGGGTGTCGTCGCCTTTCTGTGCACTCAGGAAGCAGGCTGGCTAAATGGGCAGCGCCTAGAACTAACGGGTGGCATGAGCTTGTAACCTACAACGCTTCAACCTTCACCTTTTACAGCTTGAATGCTTGGCCTGGGAACGTTGGGTCCTCGTAAAGAGGAGCTAATTGCTTCACTTGGCTTACCGAGTCGAAAACCAGAGCTTGGCGCCACGCTGGTGCGTACATCGGCCAGTCGGCTCCGGGCGTGCCCGTGGCTATGAAGCGCACCCAGCGCTGGTGCATTTGCCGGGACAAGGCGCGCGCAGTTTCGGACTTGGTAGCAGCAGGCCCTAACGTGTTCCAAACGTAGCCTATTTCTTGGGCATGCACTGGGCCGGTGCCCCCGGAGACTGGTAATCGAAACGGTAGAGCCACACCGGCTGGCGGGCTTGCGCCAGCGCGTCCGCCAGCCGGTAGGAGGCCAGCCGGTAGAGGTAGTCGGTTGTGGTGCGCAGCCAAGCCTGGTCGGCAGGCTGGGTTTGGCGAGCCTGTTGATAGGCCTGCCATACGTGGTCGCCGTTGGCTCCAAATAAGGCCGTGAGCACCTCGGGGTTGGGCTCACGCAGCTCGGGCCAAAAGCCCATAAACAAAGCCGCTTCGTCTCGATTGGTGCCTATCAGCGCGCGCGGGGCATCTCGACTTGGGTGCGCTAAATATGTGAAGGGCATCTCGGGAATAGTGATGCCATCGTGCACAGGCCCAAAGAGCTGCAAGCCGCTGGGGCCAGCTGTTATCTTTTGCTGTGCCCGCATCAGGATGGCAGTAGGCAAAGTGAGCAGTTGGTTGGCCTGATCGGGTCGCAGGTGCAGAGCGGCAAGCAGCCGGGCCGTAACGATAGCAGCAGTAGTGGTGTCGCGCACTGATTGCACTCCGCCGCTTTCCAGTATCACTTGCTTGAATAGACCACTAGCAGCAGGGGTCACCAACAAAGCACTCACCAGTTTGGCGCCCGCCGATTCGCCCATGACAGTAACCCGGGTGGGGTCGCCACCGAAGGCGGCAATATTCGTATGCACCCAGCGCAGAGCCGCCACCGCGTCTAGCAGGCCCGCGTTGCCCGATTGGCGGTATGTTGGACCAAGCAGGTGCCGTAGCTGTAAGAAACCTAAGCTGCCAAGCCGGTAGTTGATGCTAACGGCAACGATGCTGTCCTGACGCGCAAAGTTGGGACCCGGAAAATCGTCGCCGGACCCACCGGTAAAGCTGCCACCGTGCACCCACACCACGACGGGCTTACGACGGGCAGCCTTTACCGAAGGCGTCCATACGTTCAGGGTCAGGCAGTTTTCTTGACCGAGCAGGCTAGTATCGCGGTTTTGCGCTGCTCTCGCCCCAAATGCTGTAGCCAACCGCACCCCGGTCCAAGGTGCAAGCGGCTGGGGTGGTAGAAAGCGCCCTTTTCCTACCGGCGACGCGGCGTAGGCTATTCCTTTGAATGATATCAAGCCTGTAG
This genomic window from Hymenobacter volaticus contains:
- a CDS encoding helix-turn-helix domain-containing protein, with the protein product MKATSLEQLCQHLTTGTATELSALLPSGIQGEIGHFNVFSLADLMPSSSEKPPTPYDCRTFYKISLLQGRSRVEYANQVLDLEQNTLLFSTPKVPFQWLPLGPSLKGEFCVFTADFLTPSKSGVTLEELPIFTKSTYPAVRLSETQAARVQMIFQQMQEEMASDYAYKYDLLRTYTLELIHFGQKLQPVTALHPAHNAAARVTSLFVELLERQFPLETPQQQLRLRTAKDYADQLAVHVNHLNKVLKETTGLTTTDLIGGRLVQEAKILLRHTDWTISQIADSLGFADVAHFSNFFKRQTSLAPGTFRV
- a CDS encoding SDR family NAD(P)-dependent oxidoreductase is translated as MTTSKIALVTGGSRGIGKNIALSLAAKGIGVLLTYHSNHTEATATVAEIEALGQHAVALQLDTRNTQSFDTFFTEVRAALQATFGTDRFNFLINNAGTSLNAPFAETTEAQFDDMLNIHLKGVYFLTQKALPLLQDGGRIINMSSAVTRHSFAGASAYAIMKGAIDVFTRYLALELGSRGIAANVVAPGAVFGGGAMEDTPEIRAYVAGITALGRVALPEDIGGVVAFLCTQEAGWLNGQRLELTGGMSL
- a CDS encoding carboxylesterase family protein — protein: MHAQEIGYVWNTLGPAATKSETARALSRQMHQRWVRFIATGTPGADWPMYAPAWRQALVFDSVSQVKQLAPLYEDPTFPGQAFKL
- a CDS encoding carboxylesterase/lipase family protein, translating into MPSVPEAGPICQTQAGRLQGTRDATGLISFKGIAYAASPVGKGRFLPPQPLAPWTGVRLATAFGARAAQNRDTSLLGQENCLTLNVWTPSVKAARRKPVVVWVHGGSFTGGSGDDFPGPNFARQDSIVAVSINYRLGSLGFLQLRHLLGPTYRQSGNAGLLDAVAALRWVHTNIAAFGGDPTRVTVMGESAGAKLVSALLVTPAASGLFKQVILESGGVQSVRDTTTAAIVTARLLAALHLRPDQANQLLTLPTAILMRAQQKITAGPSGLQLFGPVHDGITIPEMPFTYLAHPSRDAPRALIGTNRDEAALFMGFWPELREPNPEVLTALFGANGDHVWQAYQQARQTQPADQAWLRTTTDYLYRLASYRLADALAQARQPVWLYRFDYQSPGAPAQCMPKK